A genomic window from Sulfurimonas paralvinellae includes:
- a CDS encoding HDOD domain-containing protein: MMKSSIADSIKSLPPLSKTIADINRVYADEEAGIGELAKVIEPDPMIVANLLKAANSPLYGFGKEIKNVSQAVSLFGMSMTRSIALGNAVRKLLNVDMQPYGITSDKFAEISAMQATLMNKWYLKIDRAKAEKLYLAAFLQETGKILIASDVIKDDEDISFKSEVEMSNNLAAVEKSYVNVTSSEVTALIFEHWGFDNEFVEMIRYADNPSAAPKEVQEFATALHIVKTVLPVNRPFAEQAINFGLRKARDAGYEYELLEDAIDDMLDTIEAS, from the coding sequence AATAGCAGATATAAACAGAGTCTATGCAGATGAAGAAGCGGGTATCGGTGAGCTGGCAAAGGTGATTGAACCTGATCCTATGATCGTAGCAAACCTTTTAAAAGCGGCGAACTCTCCTCTGTACGGTTTTGGCAAAGAGATTAAGAATGTATCGCAGGCTGTGAGCCTGTTTGGTATGAGTATGACACGCTCTATTGCACTTGGAAATGCCGTACGTAAACTCCTTAATGTCGATATGCAGCCTTATGGCATTACAAGTGATAAGTTTGCCGAGATCTCTGCGATGCAGGCAACATTGATGAACAAATGGTACCTGAAGATAGACAGAGCCAAAGCAGAAAAGCTCTACCTTGCCGCTTTTTTACAAGAGACAGGAAAGATTCTTATAGCAAGTGATGTTATCAAAGATGATGAAGATATCAGTTTCAAATCAGAAGTAGAAATGTCAAATAATCTTGCAGCCGTTGAAAAATCATACGTGAATGTAACGAGTTCGGAAGTGACGGCTCTTATCTTTGAACACTGGGGATTTGATAATGAATTTGTAGAGATGATTCGTTATGCCGATAATCCCTCAGCAGCTCCAAAAGAGGTGCAGGAGTTTGCTACGGCACTCCATATTGTAAAAACGGTACTGCCTGTTAACAGACCTTTTGCCGAGCAGGCTATTAACTTCGGTTTGAGAAAAGCGAGGGATGCCGGCTATGAATATGAACTACTAGAAGATGCCATCGACGATATGCTCGATACGATCGAGGCATCATAA